From Triticum urartu cultivar G1812 chromosome 2, Tu2.1, whole genome shotgun sequence, a single genomic window includes:
- the LOC125537862 gene encoding NADH dehydrogenase [ubiquinone] 1 alpha subcomplex subunit 2, whose product MAWRASLSRNVKEIRFLFCQSSPASGPAREFVKKNYGDIKTRNPTLPVLIRECSGVQPQLWARYDMGVERCVRLDGLTEAQIDKKLEELAKAGVA is encoded by the exons ATGGCGTGGCGGGCGAGCCTATCCCGGAACGTGAAGGAGATCCGCTTCCTCTTCTGCCAGTCTTCCCCTGCCAGCGGCCCCGCCCG GGAGTTCGTGAAGAAGAACTACGGTGACATCAAGACCCGCAACCCCACCCTCCCCGTCCTCATCCGCGAGTGCTCCGGCGTCCAGCCTCAGCTCTGGGCGCGCTACG ATATGGGCGTGGAGAGGTGCGTGCGCTTGGACGGCTTGACAGAAGCCCAGATCGACAAGAAGTTGGAGGAGCTAGCCAAGGCAGGAGTTGCGTAA